One Trichomycterus rosablanca isolate fTriRos1 chromosome 10, fTriRos1.hap1, whole genome shotgun sequence DNA window includes the following coding sequences:
- the slc18a3b gene encoding probable vesicular acetylcholine transporter-B codes for MEESSGSTGLAKSAALKLSEMGEKTKQLGDAMHDPERQRRIILVIVCVALLLDNMLYMVIVPIIPDYLADLESVQASHDNTSSAENLDVKIGVFFASKAIVQLLVNPLSGTFIDRVGYDYPLLIGLLVMFFSTTVFAFAESYTTLFFARSLQGLGSAFADTSGIAMIADKYTEESERSKALGIALAFISFGSLVAPPFGGVLYEFAGKRVPFIVLACVCAVDGLLLLTVIKPFSDRTRENMPVGTPIYKLMVDPYIAVVAGALTVCNIPLAFLEPTIANWMETTMHSTKWEMGLTWLPSFFPHVLGVYITVKLAAKYPHLQWFYGALGMVIIGASSCTVPACKNFGQLMVPLCGICFGIALVDTALLPTLAFLVDVRHVSVYGSVYAIADISYSMAYAMGPIVAGQIVHNLGFVQLNLGMGLVNVLYAPALLLLRYVCQVRPSNSERNVLLEEGPTGLYDTIKMEERKLKRKGLCTTNTNINPTTNSLPFEDGFHSRSPSEEESSGPEYT; via the coding sequence ATGGAGGAGTCGAGTGGATCGACAGGTCTGGCTAAATCAGCCGCGCTCAAACTCTCAGAGATGGGAGAGAAGACCAAGCAACTGGGCGACGCGATGCACGACCCGGAGCGCCAGCGGCGCATCATTTTGGTGATCGTGTGCGTGGCGCTGCTGCTGGACAACATGCTGTACATGGTGATCGTCCCCATTATCCCAGACTATCTGGCCGATCTGGAGAGCGTCCAGGCGTCTCACGACAACACGTCCTCCGCGGAGAACCTGGACGTCAAGATCGGGGTTTTTTTCGCGTCCAAGGCCATCGTGCAACTTTTGGTGAACCCGTTATCGGGCACCTTTATAGACCGGGTGGGTTATGATTACCCGTTGTTGATTGGACTGCTGGTGATGTTTTTTTCCACCACCGTGTTTGCGTTTGCAGAAAGCTACACCACCTTGTTTTTCGCGCGTAGCTTGCAGGGGTTGGGTTCGGCGTTTGCGGATACCTCGGGGATCGCCATGATTGCTGACAAGTATACAGAGGAATCTGAGAGAAGCAAGGCTCTGGGAATTGCCCTGGCATTTATTTCATTCGGAAGCTTAGTGGCGCCCCCTTTCGGCGGGGTGCTTTACGAATTTGCAGGAAAGCGGGTACCATTCATTGTGCTAGCATGCGTGTGCGCGGTCGACGGATTACTGCTGCTCACTGTTATCAAACCCTTCTCAGACCGGACACGTGAGAACATGCCCGTCGGTACGCCCATTTACAAACTAATGGTGGACCCGTATATCGCCGTGGTGGCGGGCGCGCTTACGGTATGCAACATTCCTTTAGCCTTCCTCGAGCCCACCATAGCCAACTGGATGGAGACCACAATGCATTCCACAAAGTGGGAAATGGGTTTGACGTGGCTGCCATCGTTCTTCCCGCATGTCCTCGGCGTGTACATAACGGTCAAGCTGGCTGCCAAGTACCCACACTTACAGTGGTTCTACGGCGCACTGGGCATGGTCATCATCGGCGCCAGTTCATGCACCGTGCCCGCCTGTAAGAACTTCGGACAGCTCATGGTGCCACTATGCGGGATCTGCTTCGGGATCGCCCTGGTCGACACAGCCCTCCTGCCCACGCTCGCGTTCCTGGTCGACGTCCGCCACGTCTCCGTATACGGCAGCGTGTACGCCATCGCAGACATCTCGTACTCCATGGCCTACGCCATGGGACCCATCGTGGCAGGGCAGATCGTGCACAACCTGGGGTTCGTCCAGCTCAACCTGGGCATGGGCCTGGTCAATGTACTTTACGCACCCGCACTGCTCTTGTTGCGCTACGTGTGCCAGGTAAGACCTTCCAACTCGGAGAGGAACGTCCTTCTGGAGGAGGGACCCACCGGGCTCTACGACACCATCAAGATGGAGGAACGCAAGCTGAAGAGGAAAGGACTCTgcaccaccaacaccaacatTAATCCCACCACCAATTCACTGCCTTTTGAGGATGGGTTTCACTCAAGGTCCCCCTCCGAGGAGGAGTCATCCGGACCAGAGTACACCTAA
- the LOC134321150 gene encoding L-seryl-tRNA(Sec) kinase — MNKQVMNKSRSGVCVCLLCGLPAAGKSTLTHLISDHLHSQGYKTFIISYDQLIPNHVFEFSTSNEGEDSSKEYGMWKQHRQAVLECLDGFLQDPGAVGPHTHAGMSVYDGFKQEMEKQQILQALQNTDVDPHHLVILLDDNYYYQSMRYQVYQLARKHLVGFCQVYLRCPVDVCLHRNRLRGRPVSDDVIVQMSDRMEPPNVVKNQWERNSITLDNTQHLTGTHIENLLHLIGSAVENPLSPLQDDSKEREADRERCASSVVHQADQACRRLVSQAMITARENKRSAEALKSLARDLSEQKSTFLQELRGHVLHELVPNECVCVEKVVDIATATFKHRTDAVMERYG, encoded by the exons ATGAATAAGCAGGTGATGAATAAAAGCAGGtcaggtgtatgtgtgtgtttattatgtgGGTTACCTGCAGCAGGTAAATCCACCCTCACACACCTCATCTCTGATCACCTGCACAGTCAGGGCTACAAAACCTTCATCATCTCATACGATCAATTAATTCCAAATCATGTCTTTGAGTTCAGCACATCAAATGAAGGCGAAGATTCATCCAAAGAG TACGGCATGTGGAAGCAGCACAGACAGGCCGTGTTGGAGTGTTTGGATGGTTTCCTGCAGGATCCCGGTGCTGTAGGACCTCACACACATGCaggaatgagtgtgtatgatgGGTTTAAACAAGAGATGGAAAAACAGCAGATCCTACAAGCATTACAAAACACGGACGTGGATCCACACCATCTCGTCATACTGCTCGACGATAACTACTACTACCAGAGCATGAGATACCAGGTGTACCAGCTCGCCCGCAAAC ATTTGGTGGGTTTTTGTCAGGTGTACCTGCGGTGCCCCGTCGACGTTTGTCTCCATAGAAACCGCCTCCGAGGTCGACCCGTTTCAGATGATGTCATCGTTCAGATGTCTGATCGCATGGAGCCTCCAAACGTGGTGAAGAACCAATGGGAGAGGAACAGCATCACACTCGACAACACACAGCATCTTACAGGCACACACAT AGAAAACCTGCTCCATTTGATTGGTTCAGCAGTTGAAAATCCACTGAGCCCACTTCAGGATGATTCAAAAGAGAGG GAAGCAGATCGGGAGCGGTGCGCCTCCAGTGTCGTGCACCAGGCGGACCAGGCCTGTAGGAGGCTCGTCTCACAGGCCATGATTACAGCCAGAG AGAATAAACGATCTGCTGAGGCGTTGAAGTCGTTAGCCAGAGATCTGAGCGAGCAGAAGAGCACGTTCCTGCAGGAACTCAGAGGACACGTTCTCCACGAGCTGGTACCAAacgagtgcgtgtgtgtggagAAGGTGGTGGACATCGCAACCGCCACGTTCAAACACAGGACCGATGCGGTGATGGAGAGGTACGGCTGA
- the LOC134321151 gene encoding zinc finger protein Pegasus-like, with amino-acid sequence MSMRFERRDASVGSSWTMTEMKPEPLDYVEDFQDYLDQENHHETLTGSVEEEEEEQTEHAGEDLFEEEHATAMDQLASIEVYVDDEALPDGFEKMDDGRMKCRYCNYTNRSTTRLIEHVRIHTGEKPHRCQLCPFSSAYLRHLEAHLRSHAGEKPYKCGLCSFRCNDRSNLSRHRRRHHKYRAKTTRQQAAPEPPSAPQERPASRPHGQAHPPDDLGPQPAAGEAQDYANGFCPKSPVQTENPPHPNQEAPAASLREEQLDLTATHIILSPGSSSATVPHVPPRTLYFCSHCQTYFSDNVMYTVHMGCHGYDQPFQCNVCGEHCGDKYTFACHFARGLHRK; translated from the exons ATGTCGATGCGTTTCGAGCGCCGAGACGCCTCGGTGGGTTCCAGTTGGACGATGACCGAGATGAAGCCAGAGCCACTGGACTACGTGGAAGACTTTCAGGATTATCTCGACCAAGAGAACCACCATGAGACACTAACAGGCTccgtggaggaggaggaggaggaacagACCGAGCATGCTGGAGAAG ATCTGTTCGAGGAGGAACACGCCACAGCCATGGACCAGCTCGCCTCCATCGAGGTGTACGTGGACGACGAAGCCTTACCGGACGGCTTCGAGAAGATGGACGACGGGCGGATGAAGTGCCGTTACTGTAACTACACCAACAGGAGCACGACCAGACTCATCGAGCACGTGCGCATACACACCG GCGAGAAGCCGCACCGCTGCCAGCTGTGCCCGTTCTCCTCGGCCTACCTGCGCCACCTGGAGGCCCACCTGCGCTCCCACGCCGGCGAGAAACCCTACAAGTGCGGCCTGTGCTCCTTCCGCTGCAACGACCGCAGCAACCTCTCGCGCCATCGGCGGCGGCACCACAAGTACCGCGCCAAGACCACGCGCCAGCAAGCGGCCCCCGAGCCCCCGAGCGCCCCCCAGGAGAGACCGGCCTCCCGGCCCCACGGTCAGGCTCATCCCCCGGACGACCTCGGCCCTCAGCCGGCGGCGGGCGAGGCGCAGGACTACGCCAACGGGTTCTGTCCCAAATCGCCGGTGCAGACGGAAAACCCGCCGCACCCCAACCAGGAGGCGCCCGCGGCGTCGCTCAGAGAGGAGCAGCTGGACCTCACCGCCACGCACATCATCCTGAGTCCCGGGTCGTCCTCGGCGACGGTGCCACACGTCCCCCCTCGGACGCTCTACTTCTGCTCCCACTGCCAGACGTACTTCTCCGACAACGTCATGTATACCGTGCATATGGGTTGCCATGGATACGACCAGCCCTTCCAGTGCAACGTGTGCGGCGAGCACTGCGGCGACAAGTACACGTTCGCCTGCCACTTCGCCCGAGGCCTGCATCGCAAGTGA
- the acadsb gene encoding short/branched chain specific acyl-CoA dehydrogenase, mitochondrial isoform X1: MAAPLLRIFGKVGRQLARPWTSCQAFVRPVTAPAAGFFPLQTYSEEETMMKEAVKKYAQEHIAPFVSKMDESSNMDAEVIESLFEQGLMGIEIGTEYGGTGSSFFSSILVIEELAKVDPSIAVLCDIQNTLINTLMVKLGTDEQKEKYLPRLSTDMVGSFCLSEVGSGSDAFSLKTRAEKHGDHYVINGSKMWISNAEYAGVFLVMANADLSAGYRGITCFIVDRDTEGLHIGKKENKLGLRASSTCALAFDNVKVHERNILGKVGQGYKYAIGMLNEGRIGIAAQMLGLAQGCFDHTIPYTRQRVQFGKRIFDFQGMQHQISHVATQLEAARLLTYNAARLREAGRPFIKEACMAKYFAAEVATLTTSKCIEWMGGVGFTKDYPIEKYYRDCKIGTIYEGTTNIQLSTIAKFIGQEYDS; the protein is encoded by the exons ATGGCGGCGCCCTTGCTCAGAATCTTTGGAAAG GTTGGCAGGCAGCTGGCCCGACCCTGGACATCATGCCAGGCGTTTGTGCGTCCCGTAACGGCTCCAGCGGCCGGGTTCTTTCCTCTCCAGACGTATTCAGAGGAGGAGACCATGATGAAGGAGGCGG TGAAGAAGTACGCTCAGGAACACATCGCTCCGTTCGTGTCCAAGATGGACGAGAGCTCGAATATGGACGCTGAAGTGATCGAGTCTCTCTTCGAGCAGGGG ctgATGGGTATTGAAATCGGTACCGAGTACGGAGGCACCGGCTCCTCGTTCTTCTCCTCCATCCTGGTGATTGAGGAGCTGGCGAAGGTGGACCCATCCATAGCGGTGCTGTGTGACATCCAGAACACACTCATCAACACACTGATGGTGAAACTGGGAACTGATGAGCAGAAGGAGAAATACCTCCCCCGCCTCTCCACGGATATG gtgggCAGTTTCTGTTTATCTGAGGTCGGTTCGGGGAGCGACGCTTTCTCTCTAAAGACCAGAGCGGAGAAACACGGAGATCATTACGTCATCAACGGCTCCAAAATGTGGATCAGCAATGCCGAATACGCCGGAGTCTTCCTGGTCATGGCTAATGCAGATCTTTCAGCT GGTTACAGAGGAATCACGTGCTTCATTGTGGACCGGGACACCGAGGGTCTTCACATCGGCAAGAAGGAGAACAAACTGGGTCTGAGAGCCTCGTCCACGTGTGCTCTCGCTTTCGATAATgtcaag GTCCATGAGAGGAACATTTTGGGGAAAGTGGGTCAGGGCTACAAATACGCCATCGGCATGTTGAACGAAGGCAGGATCGGCATTGCAGCACAG ATGCTGGGTTTGGCTCAGGGCTGTTTCGATCACACCATTCCTTACACCCGGCAGAGGGTCCAGTTCGGCAAACGCATCTTCGACTTCCAG GGGATGCAGCATCAGATTTCCCACGTGGCCACACAGCTGGAGGCGGCACGACTGCTCACCTATAACGCCGCCAGGCTGAGGGAGGCGGGGCGACCTTTTATTAAAGAGGCCTGCATGGCCAAGTACTTCGCCGCCGAG GTGGCGACGTTGACGACATCTAAGTGTATCGAGTGGATGGGCGGAGTGGGTTTCACCAAGGACTATCCCATCGAGAAGTACTACAGAGACTGCAAAATAG GTACCATCTACGAGGGAACGACCAACATTCAGCTGAGCACCATAGCCAAGTTCATCGGGCAGGAGTACGACTCCTAG
- the acadsb gene encoding short/branched chain specific acyl-CoA dehydrogenase, mitochondrial isoform X2 gives MMKEAVKKYAQEHIAPFVSKMDESSNMDAEVIESLFEQGLMGIEIGTEYGGTGSSFFSSILVIEELAKVDPSIAVLCDIQNTLINTLMVKLGTDEQKEKYLPRLSTDMVGSFCLSEVGSGSDAFSLKTRAEKHGDHYVINGSKMWISNAEYAGVFLVMANADLSAGYRGITCFIVDRDTEGLHIGKKENKLGLRASSTCALAFDNVKVHERNILGKVGQGYKYAIGMLNEGRIGIAAQMLGLAQGCFDHTIPYTRQRVQFGKRIFDFQGMQHQISHVATQLEAARLLTYNAARLREAGRPFIKEACMAKYFAAEVATLTTSKCIEWMGGVGFTKDYPIEKYYRDCKIGTIYEGTTNIQLSTIAKFIGQEYDS, from the exons ATGATGAAGGAGGCGG TGAAGAAGTACGCTCAGGAACACATCGCTCCGTTCGTGTCCAAGATGGACGAGAGCTCGAATATGGACGCTGAAGTGATCGAGTCTCTCTTCGAGCAGGGG ctgATGGGTATTGAAATCGGTACCGAGTACGGAGGCACCGGCTCCTCGTTCTTCTCCTCCATCCTGGTGATTGAGGAGCTGGCGAAGGTGGACCCATCCATAGCGGTGCTGTGTGACATCCAGAACACACTCATCAACACACTGATGGTGAAACTGGGAACTGATGAGCAGAAGGAGAAATACCTCCCCCGCCTCTCCACGGATATG gtgggCAGTTTCTGTTTATCTGAGGTCGGTTCGGGGAGCGACGCTTTCTCTCTAAAGACCAGAGCGGAGAAACACGGAGATCATTACGTCATCAACGGCTCCAAAATGTGGATCAGCAATGCCGAATACGCCGGAGTCTTCCTGGTCATGGCTAATGCAGATCTTTCAGCT GGTTACAGAGGAATCACGTGCTTCATTGTGGACCGGGACACCGAGGGTCTTCACATCGGCAAGAAGGAGAACAAACTGGGTCTGAGAGCCTCGTCCACGTGTGCTCTCGCTTTCGATAATgtcaag GTCCATGAGAGGAACATTTTGGGGAAAGTGGGTCAGGGCTACAAATACGCCATCGGCATGTTGAACGAAGGCAGGATCGGCATTGCAGCACAG ATGCTGGGTTTGGCTCAGGGCTGTTTCGATCACACCATTCCTTACACCCGGCAGAGGGTCCAGTTCGGCAAACGCATCTTCGACTTCCAG GGGATGCAGCATCAGATTTCCCACGTGGCCACACAGCTGGAGGCGGCACGACTGCTCACCTATAACGCCGCCAGGCTGAGGGAGGCGGGGCGACCTTTTATTAAAGAGGCCTGCATGGCCAAGTACTTCGCCGCCGAG GTGGCGACGTTGACGACATCTAAGTGTATCGAGTGGATGGGCGGAGTGGGTTTCACCAAGGACTATCCCATCGAGAAGTACTACAGAGACTGCAAAATAG GTACCATCTACGAGGGAACGACCAACATTCAGCTGAGCACCATAGCCAAGTTCATCGGGCAGGAGTACGACTCCTAG